ATGGGCCACCCTGGAAATGGCCGGCATCGGCATGGACGGCCGCCATATGGTCACCCGCAACGACTACCGGTTCCTGCACACCCTGGAAAACATGGGGCCTTCTCCGGAACCGAACCTGACGGTGCTGTATTCCTCCGCACTGCCGGAAAACTTCAAGAAGTATGCGGCCCACATCTCCATCACCACGTCCTCCATCCAGTATGAAAACGACGATGTGATGAAACCGGTATGGGGCGATGACTACAGCATCTGCTGCTGCGTGTCCGCCACCCAGACCGGTAAGGAAATGCAGTTCTTCGGCGCCCGTGCCAACCTGGGCAAATGCCTGCTGTATGCCATCAACGGCGGCAAGGATGAAAAATTCCTGACCAAGGACGGCAAACATATGCAGGTGGGACCGGAATACGCACCCATCACCTCCGACGTGCTGGACTACGGCGAAGTGATGCACAAATTCGACCTGATGATGGACTGGCTGGCCGGACTGTACGTGAACATCCTGAACCTGATCCAGTACATGCATGACAAGTACTACTACGAAGCGGCTGAAATGGCTCTGATCGATACCGATGTGCGCCGGACCTTCGCAACGGGCATTGCCGGGTTCTCCCATGTGGTGGACTCCCTGTGCGCCATCAAATACGCCAAGGTTTCCACCGTCCGCGATGACTCCGGTCTGGTGGTGGACTACAAGGTGGAAGGGGACTTCCCCAAATACGGCAACGATGATCCCCGGGCCGATGAAATCGCCGTATGGCTGCTGAAGACCTTCATGACCAAACTGCGGAAACATCATACCTACCGGAACTCTGAACCCACCACTTCCATCCTGACCATTACCTCCAACGTGGTGTACGGCGGTGCCACCGGCGCCCTGCCTGACGGACGCAAAGCCTACACCCCCTTTGCTCCGGGTGCCAACCCTGCGTACGGCGCTGAACAGAACGGCCTGCTGGCTTCTCTGAACTCTGTGGCCAAGCTGCCCTACGAATACGCACTGGACGGCATTTCCAACACCCAGACCATCGCTCCGGAAACCCTGGGCCACAACGAAGAGGAACAGAAGGCAACGCTGGTCCGTGTGATGGACGGCTACTTCGACCAGGGGGCCCACCACCTGAACGTGAATGTGTTCGGGGTGGACAAGCTGATCGACTGCATGGAACATCCGGAAAAACCGGAATACGCCAACTTCACCATCCGGGTATCCGGGTATGCGGTGAAATTCATCGACCTGACCCGGGAACAGCAGCTGGACGTAATCGCCCGCCGCGCCCATCAGAAGATGTAACCGATTTCGGAAAGACCGCCTGCGGGCGGTCTTTTTCCTTGTGGAGCTCTGCAAGGAGATCGTTGGAAAAATATGGAGGAAAAGAGGAGCTGCTGCGGGCCATGGGCAGCCGTCCTCTGTTGCAAAGGAGGAATCTATGGAACTGCGTTACCAGGTGGACCGGGATCATGCCGGGTGCTGTGTGCGCCAGGCAGCCCGAGGACCGCTGCACCTTTCGGAAAAGCTGTGGAGGAGGATCAAATGGAACGGCACAATCACCGTGAACGGATCCCTGGTCAGGAACCCCTCACACAGGCTGGAAGCGGGAGATCGTCTGGTCCTCCGCTGGGAAGAAAAGGCAGCAGTGATACCGGTCCATCTGCCCCTTTCCATTTTGTATGAGGACGAAGATCTGCTGGCTGTGGACAAACCGGCGGGCATGCTGATCCATCCCACCTGGTCCGGGGCCCGGGATACCCTGGTCCAGGCGGTGGGAGGCTATTTCCACAGGACGGGACAGGCCTGCGGCATCCATCCTCTGTACCGGCTGGATCGGGACACCACCGGCATCCTGCTGGTGGCCAAATCTGCCTTTGCCAAACATGCCCTGACCAGGAGCCACAGCCAGATTTACCGGGAATATCTGGCCATCTGTGAAGGCCATCTGGAACATCCCCGGGGCCGGATCGTTCATCCTGTGGGACGGGTGGGAGAAGGGGTGGACCGGTGGACCGTGCGTCCCGACGGTCGGCCTGCGGTGACGGACTATGAAATTCTGGCAGAGGGGGAGGGACGGACGGTGCTCCGGATCCATCTCCTCACCGGCCGCACCCACCAGATCCGGGTCCATTTCGCCCACGAAGGGCATCCCCTTCTGGGGGATCCCCTGTATGGGAACATGCACCCCACCCTGCGGCGCCAGGCCCTCCACGCCTGGACCGTCCGATTCTGCCATCCCCGGACTGGAAAAGAACTGTTCCTCCAGGCACCGGTGCCGGAGGATATGAGAAAAGAGGGCTGTGCACACATCGCCTCCTTTTCCCCAGGCCAGGGATCCTCCCGCTTTCTCAGGATATAACCTGAAGTTAGGCAATCCAATCCCCGGGCTCTGGTCCGGTCCGCCAAATGGACACCGGCCTACTGAGGGCCGGAAAAGGTTCCCATCCAAACTGTTTTCATATCGGTTACAAAAAGTCCTTGACAATCCTACCAACCTACTATACAATGTGACCATAACAGAATAACCTTCATCGAGAGCAGCTGAGGGATTTGGCCCTATGACGCTGCGGCAACCCCCTTTGACGGGAAGGTGCCAA
This region of Acidaminococcus timonensis genomic DNA includes:
- the pflB gene encoding formate C-acetyltransferase, producing the protein MNKLTESVAWRGFKGVKWTDDVNVRDFIQNNYTPYDGDESFLTGPTEATNKLWGRVQELQKEERAKGGVLDCETEVVSSLTAYGPGYIDEKLKDLEQVVGLQTDKPLKRAFMPYGGIKMAEEAAETYGYKVNPKFHKIFTDYHKTHNQAVFDAYTNEMRKARHSHIVTGLPDTYGRGRIVGDYRRVALYGIDFLIDKKQEDLDNCGCGVMTDDVIRQREELAEQIRALKQMKEMAKVYGYDISAPAKNAKEAVQWLYFGYLAAVKTQNGAAMSVGRISTFLDIYISRDLAEGTLTEQQAQELIDHLTLKFRMVKFARIPSYNQLFSGDPVWATLEMAGIGMDGRHMVTRNDYRFLHTLENMGPSPEPNLTVLYSSALPENFKKYAAHISITTSSIQYENDDVMKPVWGDDYSICCCVSATQTGKEMQFFGARANLGKCLLYAINGGKDEKFLTKDGKHMQVGPEYAPITSDVLDYGEVMHKFDLMMDWLAGLYVNILNLIQYMHDKYYYEAAEMALIDTDVRRTFATGIAGFSHVVDSLCAIKYAKVSTVRDDSGLVVDYKVEGDFPKYGNDDPRADEIAVWLLKTFMTKLRKHHTYRNSEPTTSILTITSNVVYGGATGALPDGRKAYTPFAPGANPAYGAEQNGLLASLNSVAKLPYEYALDGISNTQTIAPETLGHNEEEQKATLVRVMDGYFDQGAHHLNVNVFGVDKLIDCMEHPEKPEYANFTIRVSGYAVKFIDLTREQQLDVIARRAHQKM
- a CDS encoding RluA family pseudouridine synthase, coding for MELRYQVDRDHAGCCVRQAARGPLHLSEKLWRRIKWNGTITVNGSLVRNPSHRLEAGDRLVLRWEEKAAVIPVHLPLSILYEDEDLLAVDKPAGMLIHPTWSGARDTLVQAVGGYFHRTGQACGIHPLYRLDRDTTGILLVAKSAFAKHALTRSHSQIYREYLAICEGHLEHPRGRIVHPVGRVGEGVDRWTVRPDGRPAVTDYEILAEGEGRTVLRIHLLTGRTHQIRVHFAHEGHPLLGDPLYGNMHPTLRRQALHAWTVRFCHPRTGKELFLQAPVPEDMRKEGCAHIASFSPGQGSSRFLRI